A single Primulina eburnea isolate SZY01 chromosome 11, ASM2296580v1, whole genome shotgun sequence DNA region contains:
- the LOC140804751 gene encoding protein RADIALIS-like 5 — protein sequence MESNSSSWTKSQNKQFEKALAAYDKDTPDRWQNIARVVGKSVDEVKRHYEILVEDLKHIESGNIPLPKYR from the coding sequence ATGGAATCGAACTCATCTTCATGGACCAAGTCGCAGAACAAGCAATTCGAGAAGGCTTTGGCTGCCTATGATAAGGACACCCCCGATCGTTGGCAGAATATAGCTCGCGTTGTTGGAAAATCTGTCGATGAAGTAAAAAGACACTACGAGATTCTCGTTGAAGACCTCAAGCACATTGAATCCGGTAATATCCCCTTACCGAAATATCGATGA
- the LOC140804687 gene encoding uncharacterized protein isoform X2, which produces MELNRRALLVLCLALVASVGWCWGEEVAERANMAAENMKMRGRESEAAASEAMQEAKDKTGYWANWTLSKRLGLNSESGKEASQKSMEKAKGAASKSTDTMNSAAYETSRYASSKANDLAEETSEKLTDAKNYASEKTGEAMNKASDIASNAKRTGKDKASDAYECISNRAGESMDRASEMGGEAKNKTFDTFSHAYDKAGRAMDHPSDVLKDKAHDAYDLALEMGESARERVKDRVHDTYGYASDHAARAMNTSSDMAYDAKEWTKDKASNARASTSDRASTTEAGEKEAVKDKTSDVYDAASEKVGDTIQMVTEKAGEAKEPTSHAISHGRDKAFDAYEDAKWKANEAYAAAMDSTSEQAKEQYEAAKERVSQAAGDLGEHMRKGSAEL; this is translated from the exons ATGGAGTTGAACAGAAGGGCGTTGTTGGTACTGTGCCTGGCGTTGGTGGCGTCGGTGGGGTGGTGCTGGGGTGAGGAGGTGGCAGAGAGAGCCAATATGGCCGCCGAGAACATGAAGATGCGGGGGCGAGAGTCGGAGGCGGCGGCTTCTGAAGCCATGCAGGAGGCCAAAGACAAAACTGGTTACTGGGCTAATTGGACTTTGAGCAA GAGACTTGGATTAAATTCAGAGAGTGGAAAAGAAGCATCCCAAAAGTCCATGGAGAAGGCGAAGGGTGCCGCATCGAAATCGACGGATACTATGAACTCTGCTGCATATG AAACATCGAGGTATGCTTCGTCGAAGGCCAACGATCTGGCCGAGGAAACGTCTGAGAAACTTACTGATGCCAAGAATTACGCTTCTGAAAAGACTGGCGAAGCCATGAATAAAGCCTCTGACATCGCTTCGAATGCGAAACGAACAGGCAAGGATAAGGCGAGTGATGCCTATGAATGTATTTCTAACCGGGCTGGCGAATCCATGGACAGGGCTTCAGAAATGGGGGGCGAAGCgaaaaataaaacatttgacACATTTTCGCACGCATATGATAAGGCTGGCCGGGCAATGGACCATCCTTCGGACGTGTTGAAAGATAAGGCGCATGACGCTTATGATCTTGCTTTGGAAATGGGAGAGAGTGCTAGAGAGAGGGTGAAGGACAGAGTTCACGACACTTATGGATACGCTTCGGATCATGCGGCTCGAGCGATGAACACTTCATCAGACATGGCATATGATGCCAAGGAATGGACCAAGGATAAAGCATCCAATGCACGTGCCTCGACTTCAGATCGAGCCTCTACCACGGAAGCAGGGGAAAAAGAAGCTGTAAAAGATAAAACATCTGATGTGTACGACGCCGCGTCGGAAAAGGTGGGTGACACCATACAGATGGTGACAGAAAAGGCTGGTGAGGCCAAAGAACCAACGAGCCATGCGATTTCGCATGGTAGAGACAAGGCGTTCGATGCGTACGAGGATGCGAAGTGGAAGGCCAACGAAGCATACGCGGCGGCCATGGATTCAACTTCCGAACAGGCGAAGGAACAATATGAAGCAGCTAAGGAGAGGGTTTCACAAGCTGCAGGAGATCTTGGAGAACATATGAGGAAGGGCTCGGCCGAATTGTGA
- the LOC140804687 gene encoding uncharacterized protein isoform X1 encodes MELNRRALLVLCLALVASVGWCWGEEVAERANMAAENMKMRGRESEAAASEAMQEAKDKTGYWANWTLSKLSERLGLNSESGKEASQKSMEKAKGAASKSTDTMNSAAYETSRYASSKANDLAEETSEKLTDAKNYASEKTGEAMNKASDIASNAKRTGKDKASDAYECISNRAGESMDRASEMGGEAKNKTFDTFSHAYDKAGRAMDHPSDVLKDKAHDAYDLALEMGESARERVKDRVHDTYGYASDHAARAMNTSSDMAYDAKEWTKDKASNARASTSDRASTTEAGEKEAVKDKTSDVYDAASEKVGDTIQMVTEKAGEAKEPTSHAISHGRDKAFDAYEDAKWKANEAYAAAMDSTSEQAKEQYEAAKERVSQAAGDLGEHMRKGSAEL; translated from the exons ATGGAGTTGAACAGAAGGGCGTTGTTGGTACTGTGCCTGGCGTTGGTGGCGTCGGTGGGGTGGTGCTGGGGTGAGGAGGTGGCAGAGAGAGCCAATATGGCCGCCGAGAACATGAAGATGCGGGGGCGAGAGTCGGAGGCGGCGGCTTCTGAAGCCATGCAGGAGGCCAAAGACAAAACTGGTTACTGGGCTAATTGGACTTTGAGCAAGTTATCCGA GAGACTTGGATTAAATTCAGAGAGTGGAAAAGAAGCATCCCAAAAGTCCATGGAGAAGGCGAAGGGTGCCGCATCGAAATCGACGGATACTATGAACTCTGCTGCATATG AAACATCGAGGTATGCTTCGTCGAAGGCCAACGATCTGGCCGAGGAAACGTCTGAGAAACTTACTGATGCCAAGAATTACGCTTCTGAAAAGACTGGCGAAGCCATGAATAAAGCCTCTGACATCGCTTCGAATGCGAAACGAACAGGCAAGGATAAGGCGAGTGATGCCTATGAATGTATTTCTAACCGGGCTGGCGAATCCATGGACAGGGCTTCAGAAATGGGGGGCGAAGCgaaaaataaaacatttgacACATTTTCGCACGCATATGATAAGGCTGGCCGGGCAATGGACCATCCTTCGGACGTGTTGAAAGATAAGGCGCATGACGCTTATGATCTTGCTTTGGAAATGGGAGAGAGTGCTAGAGAGAGGGTGAAGGACAGAGTTCACGACACTTATGGATACGCTTCGGATCATGCGGCTCGAGCGATGAACACTTCATCAGACATGGCATATGATGCCAAGGAATGGACCAAGGATAAAGCATCCAATGCACGTGCCTCGACTTCAGATCGAGCCTCTACCACGGAAGCAGGGGAAAAAGAAGCTGTAAAAGATAAAACATCTGATGTGTACGACGCCGCGTCGGAAAAGGTGGGTGACACCATACAGATGGTGACAGAAAAGGCTGGTGAGGCCAAAGAACCAACGAGCCATGCGATTTCGCATGGTAGAGACAAGGCGTTCGATGCGTACGAGGATGCGAAGTGGAAGGCCAACGAAGCATACGCGGCGGCCATGGATTCAACTTCCGAACAGGCGAAGGAACAATATGAAGCAGCTAAGGAGAGGGTTTCACAAGCTGCAGGAGATCTTGGAGAACATATGAGGAAGGGCTCGGCCGAATTGTGA
- the LOC140806030 gene encoding zinc-finger homeodomain protein 6-like, translated as MERRGQARDMLGIQNSMNYIPPQTSQESPVKLPLAPLVATSADRRGNATASTRRGSSIFSPTQILDHQNHPPPHHRRQVSPPSQPLGQNEPNPDPDPDPSPTAAATAGGSSNSKAPATQPQGCPPPPPPPAAATAIVDAAAANCSSTPSIMYRECLKNHAAAIGGHIVDGCGEFMASGEEGTPEAMRCAACDCHRSFHRKEVKGEPPQQPYIYYPYNPNSGNSNIHRPNPLLHNLNTPRGHQQNHNKNSTQPTMVNFGGNTGGAAAESSSEDLNMFHPGSGAHASMQPSISGSKKRSRTKFSQEQKDRMHEFAEKLEWRIQKQDDRELQQFCSEVGVKRQVFKVWMHNNKQAMKKKQI; from the coding sequence ATGGAACGCCGTGGTCAAGCAAGGGATATGCTAGGGATTCAAAACTCTATGAACTATATTCCTCCGCAAACCTCCCAAGAATCTCCGGTGAAGCTGCCTCTTGCTCCGTTGGTTGCCACCTCAGCCGACAGGAGAGGAAATGCAACTGCCTCCACCCGCCGCGGGAGTTCCATTTTCAGCCCTACCCAAATCTTGGATCACCAGAACCATCCTCCGCCGCACCACCGCCGCCAGGTGAGCCCTCCTTCGCAGCCTCTGGGGCAGAATGAGCCCAACCCAGATCCAGATCCAGATCCTTCTCCCACAGCCGCCGCGACGGCTGGTGGATCATCAAATTCGAAGGCTCCGGCAACTCAACCACAAGGGTGCCCCCCGCCGCCACCACCACCAGCTGCAGCGACTGCGATAGTGGATGCCGCAGCTGCTAATTGTAGTAGTACTCCCTCAATTATGTATAGAGAATGCCTCAAGAATCATGCCGCAGCCATCGGTGGACACATAGTGGATGGATGCGGAGAATTCATGGCCAGCGGAGAAGAGGGCACCCCGGAAGCGATGAGATGCGCCGCCTGTGATTGCCACCGCAGTTTCCACCGGAAAGAAGTCAAAGGCGAGCCGCCGCAACAACCCTATATTTACTATCCTTACAACCCCAATTCCGGCAACAGCAACATCCACCGGCCCAACCCATTACTCCACAACCTAAACACCCCACGCGGCCACCAGCAGAATCATAACAAAAACTCAACGCAACCCACTATGGTCAATTTCGGGGGAAACACTGGAGGCGCGGCGGCTGAGTCATCCAGCGAGGATCTCAACATGTTCCACCCCGGAAGCGGCGCGCATGCATCGATGCAGCCGTCGATCTCAGGGTCCAAGAAGAGGTCCCGCACGAAATTCAGCCAAGAACAGAAGGATCGAATGCATGAATTCGCTGAAAAGCTAGAATGGAGAATCCAGAAACAAGACGATCGAGAACTTCAACAATTTTGCAGCGAAGTTGGGGTGAAGAGGCAAGTTTTCAAAGTGTGGAtgcacaacaacaaacaagccaTGAAAAAGAAACAAATCTAA